The following DNA comes from Vigna radiata var. radiata cultivar VC1973A chromosome 4, Vradiata_ver6, whole genome shotgun sequence.
attggTTTGTTTGCAGTAAAATGTCAATTCGAACAAACAAAATGAAAGCAATAGGTGTGTTGATGAAGGAGTTGACGACATCAAGGAGGAAATTCCATGAAAGAGGAAGAGATGAATCATTTGATGGGAAGTTGGAGAAGTTGCGGTTGGTTCTGAATAATATAAAGGATGTGTTTGTAGAagtgaagaagaatgaagaaaaactGCTTGACACATTAGCAGAGGTGTATGACCATCTTCACGGGTTAGACCGCAGGAAGTTGCATCAAGACATGGAGGGCATTTGCAAGAGAATCAGAGATTCTGCTCACAATTTGCTCCCAACGCTTGTTTTTGATGAGTCATATAAGGAGGAGGATCACAGGGATGGCAAAATATCTCACTCATCAGAAGAGTTGGTGCAGCCCCATCTGAATGAGATTTGGACTGAGAAATATTTTAACCTGCAACGCTATCCATCAAAATCTTGCTTGTTTTGTCTCCTAATTTTTCCTGAGAATGCTGTCATAAGGAAAAGAATTGCAATTAATATGTGGATTGCAGAGGATATGGTTAGAAATACTGTGGAGAAAACAGCAGAGAAATTGGGTGAGGATGTGATTGATgatcttttgaaatttaagGTGATTGTACGCTATGGTAGTAGAAAGGATCCCGTGTCAATAAATTTCAAGTTCTTCCTCACGTCCATAGTCAATTGAAGTTATCTTTAGAAAGAGAATTAGGTTATATGATACAATCGCGGTTACTGCTCGatagaaaaaaagttacaatAGGTGGAGTTGATACAAAAAGTGTTACTTTAcgtaatatttataatattggtGCATGTTATCTGAATTTTGGACCGCAATGGGTCACCGATGAATTGAAGGATTTAAAGGTGCTTCAACTAGGGCGTTGGCAAGATTCACCTTTGCATCACATTGAAGTTGGGAGTCAAGAATTCTTGAGAGAGTTGAGAACTCTGAAGGAGTTGAAATATCTGAGTCTTCGTGGGACATCAAACATATTCGAGCTTCCATCTTCCATTACTGGACTTGAGAGTCTAGTAATTCTTGATCTGAAAGCATGTCATAATCTGGAAAGACTACCCGATGATATTTCATCACTGAAAAGTCTGACACATCTGATTATGTCTGAGTGTTGGTTAGTGGAGGGCATGCCAAATGGGATTGAGAAGCTCACTAGTCTGCAAGTCCTCAAGGGATTTTTAATAAGCACTTATGAAAAGACTCCTTGCAGAATATGGGATCTTGCTGAGAATTTGACAGAACTAAAGCGACTCAGCATACGTATAGGAAGTGAGGCCGTGATCAGGGATGAAGAGTTTGAAAGTTTGGAAAATTTTATAACACTGAAGCATCTGAAAATATCTTGGAGTGTGTCTGATCCAAGGTATGCTAAAATTCCTATCAGATTGCCAATAGATTTAATAAAGTTGCATCTTGAATGTTTTCCTGGAAAGAGTCTTGAAGAATGTTTTTCAAGTGAGAAACACATGGCATATGAGGTAAATATAACTGGAGGAAAACTAGAAAGTCTAATTCCACTGTTTCGGACCGTGAAAATACTGCGTCTGAGGTACCTTAAGCAATTGAAGGTCGATACAGACTATTTGAAAACATTCATTCCTTCGCTGAAATATGTAGAAATTAAACAAATCTCAAACCATTCCTACATTGAGCGTGAATATCAATATGGTGATGGGATAGGGTGAAGTACATGTGGTAAAATGTTGTGTatacttattttattctctCAATAATTGTTATTTACAATGTGTAGGCAAAAGTTGAAGATAATAAGGAATCAATATCTATCtatctctttatatataatttgttcacatattttatttcatatgtaattttataaaacaga
Coding sequences within:
- the LOC106758392 gene encoding uncharacterized protein LOC106758392 yields the protein MIQSRLLLDRKKVTIGGVDTKSVTLRNIYNIGACYLNFGPQWVTDELKDLKVLQLGRWQDSPLHHIEVGSQEFLRELRTLKELKYLSLRGTSNIFELPSSITGLESLVILDLKACHNLERLPDDISSLKSLTHLIMSECWLVEGMPNGIEKLTSLQVLKGFLISTYEKTPCRIWDLAENLTELKRLSIRIGSEAVIRDEEFESLENFITLKHLKISWSVSDPRYAKIPIRLPIDLIKLHLECFPGKSLEECFSSEKHMAYEVNITGGKLESLIPLFRTVKILRLSLPSDVYTFHWFGLCLKLVSGYALEHDLVVGRPKDGISAAELAKSTQILLVTQVTDDVIVYLDPTVLVLNASFDTFLCRGIR